One Micromonospora eburnea genomic region harbors:
- a CDS encoding allene oxide cyclase barrel-like domain-containing protein, with amino-acid sequence MSYYTAKGRDIEEDPDAPVSARALNAGQLAFQQDLGNSSALEAGQLALAAALAAGAYRPSDGQVNAALGDCIVVDGLTEAVEKLVTTDQAASGGVDSAEYEDGFYDAAGNRVGTVTGTAVVLSYTPHMWQYHSSTTEFHDGTFETSGVIDCTAILNGMTQILQVVGRSGRYAGKRGFMTLTLHDHRQQPPLYRTQFVMR; translated from the coding sequence ATGAGCTACTACACCGCAAAGGGCCGGGACATCGAGGAAGACCCGGACGCGCCTGTCTCCGCGCGCGCCCTCAATGCCGGTCAGTTGGCCTTTCAGCAGGACCTGGGCAATTCGAGCGCGTTGGAGGCCGGCCAGTTGGCGCTGGCGGCTGCGCTGGCCGCAGGGGCCTATAGGCCGAGCGACGGCCAGGTCAACGCTGCCCTGGGTGACTGCATCGTGGTGGACGGTTTGACCGAAGCCGTCGAAAAACTCGTGACCACGGATCAGGCCGCCTCCGGCGGAGTTGATTCGGCTGAATACGAGGACGGCTTCTACGACGCCGCCGGTAATCGGGTGGGTACCGTCACCGGAACCGCGGTCGTGCTGAGCTACACCCCGCACATGTGGCAATACCACAGCAGCACCACGGAATTCCACGACGGCACCTTCGAAACTAGCGGCGTCATTGACTGCACGGCGATCCTCAATGGCATGACACAAATCCTGCAAGTAGTGGGCCGGAGCGGTCGCTACGCCGGGAAGCGGGGATTCATGACCCTGACGCTGCACGATCACCGGCAGCAGCCGCCGCTCTACCGGACCCAATTCGTCATGCGGTGA
- a CDS encoding ketoacyl-ACP synthase III family protein gives MLTSDVYVKGLGVFLPQTVSVEQAVQRGLYPQAEVEAHHLGGAAVAGMISAPEMAVAATQEAFKRCGQRPEEVDLLLYADSWHQGPDGWQPQFFVQRSLGCDRALGLEIRQGCNGMFSALEVAASYLRAVPERQTALLVASDNFGTPLIDRWRSGPGFIIGDAASAVLLSKEPGFAQLVSVCSSTVPEAEEVHRSGEALFPPGCTTGRDVDFAARAVSYNTKAMARPGGSAVWPRVHQTITDVVGRNLAEAGITTDDVTRVAIMNYSRDITEHRFLAVLGLPLSKSAWEFGRTVGHLGASDQIVSLDHLLTAGELGAGDHMLLFGIGPGVTVSSAVIKILHTPSWLG, from the coding sequence GTGCTTACGTCCGATGTGTACGTCAAGGGGCTCGGCGTGTTCCTACCGCAGACGGTCAGCGTCGAACAGGCCGTTCAGCGGGGCCTGTACCCGCAGGCCGAGGTCGAAGCGCACCACCTGGGCGGTGCCGCGGTCGCGGGCATGATCTCGGCTCCGGAGATGGCGGTCGCCGCGACCCAGGAGGCGTTCAAGCGGTGCGGCCAGCGGCCGGAGGAGGTCGACCTCCTCCTGTACGCGGACTCCTGGCACCAGGGTCCGGACGGCTGGCAGCCGCAGTTCTTCGTCCAGCGCAGCCTCGGCTGCGACCGCGCCCTCGGGCTCGAGATCCGGCAGGGCTGCAACGGCATGTTCAGCGCGCTGGAGGTGGCGGCCAGCTATCTGCGCGCCGTTCCCGAACGGCAGACGGCCCTGCTCGTCGCGTCCGACAACTTCGGCACCCCGTTGATCGACCGGTGGCGGTCGGGTCCGGGCTTCATCATCGGCGACGCCGCCTCCGCGGTGCTGCTCAGCAAGGAACCTGGTTTCGCCCAGCTCGTCTCGGTGTGTTCGTCGACCGTCCCCGAGGCGGAGGAGGTGCACCGCAGCGGTGAGGCGCTGTTCCCGCCCGGTTGCACCACCGGCCGCGACGTCGACTTCGCTGCCCGCGCCGTCTCCTACAACACCAAGGCCATGGCCCGGCCCGGGGGCTCCGCGGTATGGCCCCGGGTGCACCAGACGATCACCGACGTCGTCGGGCGGAACCTGGCCGAGGCCGGCATCACGACCGACGACGTCACTCGCGTCGCGATCATGAACTACTCCCGGGACATCACCGAGCACCGTTTCCTGGCGGTGCTCGGGCTGCCGCTGTCGAAGTCGGCGTGGGAGTTCGGTCGTACCGTCGGGCATCTCGGCGCCAGTGACCAGATCGTCTCCCTGGACCACCTGCTGACCGCGGGGGAACTCGGCGCGGGGGACCACATGCTGCTGTTCGGCATCGGGCCCGGAGTGACCGTGTCCAGCGCCGTCATCAAGATCCTGCACACCCCCTCCTGGCTCGGCTGA
- a CDS encoding type I polyketide synthase, producing the protein MTATSSEKVVEALRASLLENERLRQRARQLEQSSNEPIAIVAMGCRYPGGVYSPQELWRLVIDGVDVIGGFPTGRGWDLAGLYDPDPERVGKSYVREGGFLYDADEFDAEFFGISPREALAIDPQQRLLLETVWETLERAAIPPETLRGTRTGVFTGVMYNDYGSRLQPAPSGFEGYISTGSSSSVASGRISYTLGLEGPAVTVDTACSSSLVALHLAGQALRKQECSLALAGGVTVMSTPTAFVEFSRQRGLSPDGRCKSFAAAADGVGWGEGAGIVLLERLSDARRNGHPVLAVIRGSAVNQDGASSQLTAPNGPAQQRVIRQALANAGVDATDVDVVEAHGTGTTLGDPIEAQALLATYGQGREAGHPLWLGSVKSNIGHTQAAAGVAGVIKMVQAIQHGLLPATLHVDAPTPHVDWDTGRVALLTETVPWPDTGRPRRAAVSSFGISGTNAHLILEAPPTPTNTGSPTATGPLTIDDGDDTDTGDGGNAGGLVPWLFSARSVEALRAQALRLADHVAAHPGYQAADIGAALVTTRSQHRFRAGVVVDGTGDGEAVLREWAAGPMVSARVVCGDAEAGGKIAVLLTGQGSQRVGAGRGLYGRKPVFTAVLDEVCTHLDTHLDRPIRSVLFAAADGPDAGLLDDTTYTQPALFALQVALYRLVEHHGLRADYFIGHSVGEVSAAHLAGVMSLADAAAVVTARARLMATLPAGVMVSVQATPAQVEEYLNPRVGIAAYNTPTSTVISGDPQATRAVADRLHALGHEGRVLHTRHAFHSPHTETILTEFHHIASRVTYQRPHTPIISNLTGDVADPEHITTAEYWTDHIRQPVRFHQGITTLDQHHVTTYLELGPAPTLTHLTEHTLTHSGRGGDVVYLNVLHPHHDETRTLLTTLTTAHTRGHHITWHHHLTPPPQPVPLPTYPFTRNRYWLTPEPGRNATPSALGLDATEHRFLTAAIDLPGGAALFTGTLSPATHPWLNDCSVHERVVLPPAAFVDMAAYAGHHLGCGSVEEITLHAPRALHEEHATQVRMVVEQPDETGGRGFTIHARTAWDEPGEAWQRHASGVLWNSDTPDDDAGRLVWPGPGATALDVDSLYDELAQAGLDNGPAFRGIRAAWRNGDEIYAEVQLAEGLDARDFVLHPALLESAFRPLSILHPAAEANDAHAATALLPHSLAGVRLRPLPASTVRVRLTATGDGTFAARMWDTSGTTVGAVESLTLQPLSSRDLPADGKHQDALFQVEWHAVEPPRGSSSRAVLGEPLPWLSDTPAYLKIEDLGASIGAGASTPRFVIASCETAPTADTATAAHAAGRRALAMVQSWLADDRFASSTLVLLTRGAVSAGLPDDVADPAGATVWGLVRSAQTENPGRFLLIDIDDTEASRAMLPSALDCEEAQLAIRNGSLYAPRLARTPLLSTQALSPTVTAFAGTVLITGGTSGLGRLVARHLVSAHGVRRLLLVSRRGRDADGAAELEAELTELGATVTIAACDAADRQALAQVLKGVSAEHPLTGVVHAAGVLDDGTLPSLTPERLDRVLRAKVDAAWNLHQLTEHLPLSIFVLFSSIAGVLGNAGQGNYAAGNVFLDALAQHRRARALPAVSLAWGLWAQPGTMADQLATADQSRMARRGVNPLTPERGLGLFDTALAYEAALLVPAELNLAALRAQAGSGPLPSMLRHLVPASRIAHQGPSLTSRLLERDAGQRPALLLTILRDEIADVLGHRSGNAIGPERPFRDLGFDSLTALELRNRLNGMTGIRIPATVVFDYPTPAALARYLLAQVVPQERVRPAPFLAGLEALEKSLLADPPTGREQALVTRQLRSLLWKLNGTASSNAGAETEDSDLGSVTDDELFDVLDQELGQA; encoded by the coding sequence ATGACGGCTACCTCCTCAGAAAAGGTGGTTGAGGCGCTGCGCGCGTCTCTGCTCGAGAACGAGCGGCTGAGGCAGCGGGCCCGCCAACTCGAGCAGAGCTCGAATGAGCCGATCGCGATCGTGGCGATGGGCTGCCGCTATCCGGGTGGGGTGTACTCCCCGCAGGAGTTGTGGCGGCTGGTCATCGATGGTGTGGACGTGATCGGGGGGTTCCCGACGGGTCGTGGGTGGGACCTGGCGGGGCTGTACGACCCGGATCCCGAACGGGTGGGTAAGAGTTACGTCCGGGAGGGTGGTTTCCTCTACGACGCCGACGAGTTCGACGCGGAGTTCTTCGGTATCAGTCCTCGTGAGGCGCTCGCGATCGACCCGCAGCAGCGGTTGCTGCTGGAAACGGTGTGGGAGACGCTGGAGCGTGCCGCGATCCCGCCGGAGACGTTGCGGGGCACCCGTACCGGTGTGTTCACCGGGGTGATGTACAACGACTACGGCTCTCGGTTGCAGCCGGCTCCGTCTGGTTTTGAGGGTTATATCAGCACTGGTAGTTCCAGCAGTGTGGCCTCTGGTCGGATTTCCTACACCCTGGGTTTGGAGGGTCCGGCGGTCACGGTGGACACGGCGTGTTCGTCGTCGTTGGTGGCGTTGCATCTGGCGGGTCAGGCGCTGCGGAAGCAGGAATGCTCGCTCGCCCTCGCGGGCGGTGTCACCGTGATGTCGACGCCCACGGCGTTCGTCGAGTTCAGCCGACAGCGGGGTCTGTCGCCGGATGGTCGGTGCAAGTCCTTCGCGGCGGCGGCTGACGGTGTCGGTTGGGGTGAGGGCGCCGGCATCGTCCTGCTGGAACGCCTGTCGGACGCACGTCGTAACGGGCATCCGGTGTTGGCGGTGATTCGGGGTAGTGCGGTGAATCAGGATGGTGCCAGTAGTCAGTTGACGGCGCCGAATGGTCCGGCGCAGCAGCGGGTCATCCGGCAGGCGTTAGCGAACGCGGGTGTGGACGCCACAGACGTGGATGTGGTGGAGGCACACGGGACCGGCACGACGTTGGGTGACCCGATCGAGGCGCAGGCGTTGCTGGCCACCTACGGGCAGGGCCGTGAGGCTGGTCATCCGTTGTGGTTGGGATCAGTGAAGTCGAACATCGGCCACACGCAGGCCGCGGCGGGTGTCGCGGGTGTGATCAAGATGGTGCAGGCCATCCAGCACGGCCTGCTGCCGGCCACGCTGCACGTGGATGCCCCGACCCCGCACGTGGACTGGGACACCGGCCGGGTCGCGTTGCTCACCGAGACGGTGCCGTGGCCGGACACCGGTCGTCCCCGCCGGGCGGCGGTGTCATCATTCGGCATCAGCGGCACCAACGCCCACCTCATCCTCGAAGCACCCCCCACCCCCACCAACACCGGATCCCCCACCGCCACCGGACCTCTCACCATTGACGACGGCGATGACACCGACACCGGCGATGGTGGCAATGCTGGTGGGCTGGTGCCGTGGTTGTTTTCGGCGAGGTCGGTGGAGGCGTTGCGGGCGCAGGCGTTGCGGTTGGCGGATCATGTGGCCGCGCATCCCGGGTACCAGGCCGCTGACATTGGGGCCGCGTTGGTCACGACACGGAGTCAGCATCGTTTCCGTGCCGGTGTCGTGGTGGACGGCACCGGTGATGGTGAGGCGGTGTTGCGGGAGTGGGCGGCCGGGCCGATGGTGTCTGCTCGGGTGGTGTGTGGGGATGCCGAGGCTGGGGGGAAGATCGCTGTTCTTCTCACCGGTCAGGGTTCCCAGCGGGTAGGGGCCGGGCGGGGGCTTTACGGCCGGAAGCCGGTGTTCACCGCCGTGTTGGACGAGGTGTGCACCCATCTGGATACTCACCTCGACCGGCCGATACGGTCGGTGTTGTTCGCCGCCGCGGATGGTCCTGACGCGGGGCTGTTGGATGACACCACCTACACGCAGCCGGCGTTGTTCGCGCTCCAGGTGGCCTTGTACCGGCTGGTGGAACATCACGGACTCCGCGCGGACTATTTCATCGGTCACTCGGTCGGTGAGGTGAGCGCCGCTCATCTGGCCGGGGTGATGTCACTGGCCGATGCTGCCGCTGTGGTGACGGCTCGGGCCCGGTTGATGGCCACGTTGCCGGCCGGGGTCATGGTCAGTGTCCAGGCCACCCCCGCCCAGGTTGAGGAGTATCTGAACCCGCGGGTCGGTATCGCCGCCTACAACACCCCTACCAGCACCGTGATCTCCGGTGACCCGCAAGCCACCCGTGCGGTGGCTGACCGGCTGCACGCCCTGGGCCATGAGGGCAGGGTGTTACACACCCGACACGCGTTCCACTCCCCGCACACCGAGACGATCCTGACCGAGTTCCACCACATCGCCAGCCGTGTCACCTACCAGCGGCCCCACACCCCGATCATCTCCAACCTCACCGGTGACGTCGCCGACCCCGAGCACATCACCACCGCCGAGTACTGGACCGACCACATCCGGCAACCCGTCCGGTTCCACCAGGGCATCACCACCCTGGACCAGCACCACGTCACCACCTACCTCGAACTCGGTCCCGCTCCCACCCTCACCCACCTCACCGAACACACCCTCACCCACAGCGGACGGGGTGGGGATGTCGTCTACCTCAACGTTCTGCACCCCCACCACGACGAAACCCGCACCCTCCTGACCACGCTCACCACCGCCCACACCCGGGGTCACCACATCACCTGGCACCACCACCTGACACCACCACCACAACCAGTACCCCTACCCACCTACCCGTTCACCCGGAATCGGTACTGGCTCACCCCCGAGCCGGGCAGGAATGCCACACCGAGCGCCCTGGGACTCGACGCCACCGAGCACCGCTTCCTCACGGCCGCCATCGACCTGCCCGGGGGTGCGGCCCTGTTCACCGGCACCCTGTCCCCCGCAACGCATCCGTGGCTGAACGACTGCTCCGTCCACGAGCGGGTCGTGTTGCCGCCGGCCGCGTTCGTCGACATGGCCGCCTACGCCGGACACCACCTCGGTTGCGGCAGCGTCGAGGAAATCACCCTGCACGCTCCCCGAGCGCTGCACGAGGAGCACGCCACGCAGGTGCGAATGGTGGTCGAGCAACCGGACGAGACAGGCGGTCGCGGCTTCACCATCCACGCCCGTACTGCATGGGACGAGCCAGGAGAGGCATGGCAGCGGCACGCCAGCGGTGTGCTGTGGAACAGCGACACACCGGATGACGATGCCGGCAGGCTCGTCTGGCCCGGTCCGGGCGCCACCGCGCTCGACGTGGACAGCCTCTACGACGAGCTGGCGCAGGCGGGCCTCGACAACGGTCCGGCGTTCCGGGGCATCCGCGCGGCGTGGCGGAACGGTGACGAGATCTACGCGGAGGTCCAACTCGCCGAGGGACTGGACGCCCGTGACTTCGTTCTCCACCCCGCTCTGCTGGAGAGTGCGTTCCGTCCGCTGTCGATCCTGCACCCTGCCGCAGAGGCGAACGACGCACACGCCGCCACAGCGCTCCTGCCGCATTCCCTGGCCGGGGTACGGCTGCGTCCTCTGCCCGCCTCCACCGTTCGCGTACGACTGACCGCCACCGGCGACGGCACGTTCGCCGCCCGGATGTGGGACACGTCGGGCACGACGGTCGGTGCCGTCGAGTCGTTGACGTTGCAACCGCTGTCCAGCCGGGACCTGCCCGCCGACGGAAAGCACCAGGACGCCCTGTTCCAGGTGGAATGGCATGCCGTGGAGCCGCCGAGGGGATCGTCGTCCCGGGCCGTGCTGGGTGAGCCTCTCCCCTGGCTCAGCGACACGCCGGCGTACCTCAAGATCGAGGACCTAGGCGCGAGCATCGGCGCTGGCGCTTCGACGCCTCGGTTCGTCATCGCATCATGCGAGACCGCACCCACGGCCGATACGGCCACTGCCGCTCATGCCGCCGGCCGACGGGCCCTGGCGATGGTGCAGTCCTGGCTCGCCGACGACCGGTTCGCCTCGTCCACGCTGGTCCTCCTGACGCGGGGCGCGGTGTCCGCCGGATTGCCGGACGACGTCGCGGACCCGGCCGGCGCCACCGTCTGGGGACTGGTCCGGTCGGCCCAGACGGAGAACCCGGGCCGTTTCCTGCTCATCGACATCGATGACACGGAGGCGTCGCGGGCAATGCTCCCGTCGGCGCTGGACTGCGAAGAGGCGCAGCTGGCGATTCGGAACGGATCCCTCTACGCACCGCGTCTGGCCCGCACGCCTCTCCTGTCGACCCAGGCCCTTTCCCCGACCGTAACAGCCTTCGCCGGTACGGTGCTCATCACCGGAGGCACCAGCGGTCTCGGCAGACTCGTCGCCCGGCATCTGGTCAGCGCGCACGGGGTACGGCGCCTGCTCCTCGTCAGCCGGCGAGGGCGCGACGCCGACGGGGCCGCCGAACTGGAAGCCGAACTGACCGAGCTGGGCGCGACCGTCACCATCGCGGCTTGCGACGCCGCGGACCGGCAGGCCCTGGCGCAGGTACTGAAGGGCGTCTCCGCCGAGCATCCGTTGACCGGCGTGGTCCACGCCGCAGGCGTGCTCGACGACGGAACGCTACCCTCGCTGACCCCCGAACGACTCGACCGGGTTCTCCGGGCCAAGGTCGACGCGGCATGGAACCTGCATCAGCTCACCGAGCACCTACCCCTGTCGATCTTCGTCCTGTTCTCGTCGATCGCCGGCGTGCTGGGCAACGCCGGTCAGGGCAACTACGCGGCGGGGAACGTGTTCCTCGACGCGCTGGCACAGCACCGCCGGGCACGGGCCCTTCCCGCCGTCTCGCTCGCCTGGGGGCTCTGGGCGCAGCCGGGAACCATGGCCGACCAACTCGCCACGGCCGACCAGAGCCGCATGGCACGCCGGGGCGTCAATCCGCTCACACCGGAGCGGGGTCTGGGCCTGTTCGACACGGCGCTGGCGTACGAGGCGGCGCTGCTGGTACCGGCGGAACTGAACCTGGCGGCGCTGCGGGCACAGGCAGGGTCGGGGCCGTTGCCGTCGATGCTGCGGCACCTCGTTCCGGCGAGCCGTATCGCTCACCAGGGTCCCTCCCTGACGAGCCGACTGTTGGAGCGCGACGCCGGCCAACGCCCGGCGCTGCTGCTCACCATTCTCCGCGATGAGATCGCCGACGTCCTGGGCCACCGCTCCGGCAACGCCATCGGCCCGGAGCGCCCCTTCCGGGACCTCGGATTCGACTCACTCACCGCGTTGGAACTACGGAACCGGTTGAACGGCATGACCGGGATCCGTATTCCGGCCACCGTCGTCTTCGATTACCCGACGCCCGCCGCGCTTGCCCGGTACCTGCTAGCCCAGGTCGTCCCGCAAGAGCGGGTACGACCAGCGCCGTTCCTCGCCGGCCTTGAGGCCCTGGAGAAGAGCCTGCTGGCCGACCCGCCGACCGGCCGCGAGCAAGCTCTGGTCACCCGGCAGTTGCGGTCCCTGCTGTGGAAGCTCAATGGCACGGCGTCGTCCAATGCGGGTGCGGAGACCGAGGACAGCGATCTCGGTTCGGTGACGGACGACGAACTGTTCGATGTGCTGGACCAGGAACTGGGGCAGGCCTGA
- a CDS encoding cytochrome P450, giving the protein MPEDDVAIAEPFVVPTRRSRPFDPPLDLARVRARQPLCRLYYPDGHQGWLVTSYALARTVLDDPRFSARLDLKRSPVERPGSTAFMGTTAPPGMFIGMDPPEHTRYRRLLTSVFTGRRMQELKPRIEEIVDECLDAMEEQGPPVDLVPAFALPVPVLVITELIGAPRTQREAIERNAATFVSLDATPDQVRRAMGEIAGSLKELVQDKRARPAQDVLSVLTETDLDDWELVNIAMLLLAAGHETTANMLALGTYALLSHPDQWHALRSDPTLIDNAVEELLRYLTVVQYSPTRAPLEDIELAGQVIKAGETIAISLPAANRDPERFPNPDTLDVTSSMSPHIAFGHGLHQCLGQQMARLEMRVGFEKLIRRFPDLRIAVPAEDIPMREDMNTYGVHRLPVAW; this is encoded by the coding sequence ATGCCCGAGGATGATGTCGCCATCGCTGAACCCTTTGTGGTGCCGACCCGCCGGAGCCGCCCCTTCGACCCTCCGCTCGACCTGGCGCGGGTACGTGCCCGGCAGCCCCTGTGCCGGCTCTACTACCCCGATGGTCACCAGGGCTGGTTGGTGACCAGCTACGCACTGGCCCGGACGGTGTTGGACGATCCGCGTTTCAGCGCTCGGCTGGATCTGAAGAGGTCGCCGGTCGAGCGGCCGGGATCGACGGCGTTCATGGGTACGACCGCGCCGCCCGGCATGTTCATCGGCATGGACCCGCCGGAGCACACGCGTTATCGGCGCCTGCTGACCAGCGTCTTCACCGGGCGGCGGATGCAGGAGCTCAAGCCCCGGATCGAGGAGATCGTCGACGAGTGCCTCGACGCGATGGAGGAGCAGGGTCCTCCCGTCGACCTGGTGCCGGCGTTCGCGTTGCCGGTTCCCGTCCTGGTGATCACTGAGCTCATCGGTGCGCCGCGAACCCAGCGCGAAGCAATCGAGCGTAACGCCGCCACGTTCGTCAGCCTGGACGCGACCCCGGACCAGGTGCGTCGGGCGATGGGCGAGATCGCCGGCTCACTCAAGGAACTCGTCCAGGACAAGCGTGCCCGCCCCGCGCAGGACGTCCTCAGCGTCCTGACCGAGACCGACCTTGACGACTGGGAACTGGTCAACATCGCCATGCTGCTGCTCGCGGCCGGTCACGAGACGACCGCGAACATGCTGGCGCTGGGTACCTACGCGCTGCTGAGCCACCCGGACCAGTGGCACGCCCTGCGCTCGGACCCCACGCTGATCGACAACGCGGTGGAGGAACTGCTGCGCTACCTCACCGTGGTCCAGTACAGCCCCACCCGCGCCCCGCTCGAGGACATCGAACTCGCCGGACAGGTCATCAAGGCGGGGGAGACCATCGCGATCTCGCTACCGGCCGCCAACCGGGACCCCGAGCGGTTCCCGAACCCGGACACCCTCGACGTCACGTCTTCGATGAGCCCGCACATCGCGTTCGGTCACGGCCTGCACCAGTGCCTCGGCCAGCAGATGGCGCGTCTGGAGATGAGGGTCGGGTTCGAGAAGCTGATCCGCCGGTTCCCGGATCTGCGGATCGCGGTGCCGGCCGAGGACATCCCGATGCGCGAGGACATGAACACGTACGGCGTGCACCGGCTGCCGGTTGCCTGGTGA